One genomic region from Pseudocalidococcus azoricus BACA0444 encodes:
- the speA gene encoding biosynthetic arginine decarboxylase, whose protein sequence is MAGKIAEKIKQTSDTPKLELPLEPALAWTVEDSENLYRITGWGEPYFAINAAGHVTVSPKGDRGGALDLYELVNSLQQRNIGLPMLLRFSDILQDRIERLNACFARAISKYGYSGSYKGVFPVKVNQQRHLIEALVQFGQPHQFGLEAGSKPELMIALATLNTPGALLICNGYKDQAYIETAILARRLGHTPIIVCEQPEEVEMVIAASRSLGIAPILGVRAKLSSKGIGRWGTSAGDRAKFGLTIPEILTAVSQLRQAGMLDCLQLLHYHIGSQISAISVIKDAIREASQIYVELVKLGAGMQYMDVGGGLGVDYDGSKTNFHASKNYNMQNYANDVVAEIKEACQERQIPVPTLVSESGRAIASHQSVLIFDVLGTSHVPQALPTPAQDSEHLIIRNLYETYQAIDVNNYQEAYNDAIQFKDEAISLFNFGYLSLEQRSRAECLFWACCTQILAIARQQDYVPDDLEDLEKIMATIYYINLSVFQSVPDSWAIDQLFPIMPIHRLDEEPTQRGILADLTCDSDGKIDQFIDLRDVKSVLELHPFEPSQPYYLGIFLNGAYQEIMGNLHNLFGDTNAIHIRLTPKGYEIEHLVRGDTLKEVLSYVQYDGEDLLEQIRRQTEQALANQQITLAEAQHLLEHYDQSLRSYTYLKVQAPDPTIAVTPEA, encoded by the coding sequence ATGGCGGGAAAAATTGCAGAAAAAATCAAGCAGACCTCTGACACCCCCAAACTAGAGCTACCGTTGGAGCCGGCCCTGGCCTGGACAGTGGAAGACAGTGAAAATCTTTATCGGATTACGGGTTGGGGTGAGCCTTATTTTGCCATTAATGCTGCTGGCCATGTCACAGTGTCGCCTAAAGGGGATCGGGGTGGGGCCTTGGATTTATATGAACTGGTCAACTCGCTCCAACAACGAAATATTGGCCTGCCGATGCTCCTGCGCTTTTCGGATATTCTCCAAGACCGGATTGAACGCCTCAATGCTTGTTTTGCAAGGGCAATTTCTAAATATGGCTATTCCGGAAGTTATAAAGGTGTTTTCCCTGTCAAAGTCAATCAACAACGGCATTTAATCGAAGCTCTCGTGCAGTTTGGTCAGCCCCACCAATTTGGCCTGGAAGCGGGATCAAAGCCAGAGTTAATGATTGCCCTAGCCACGTTGAATACCCCCGGAGCGTTGTTAATTTGTAATGGCTATAAAGACCAGGCCTACATTGAAACAGCGATTCTGGCTCGTCGTCTGGGTCATACCCCGATCATTGTCTGTGAGCAACCGGAAGAAGTGGAAATGGTGATTGCCGCCAGTCGTTCTCTCGGAATTGCACCCATTTTGGGAGTCCGGGCCAAGCTGAGTAGTAAAGGCATTGGGCGGTGGGGAACCTCTGCGGGAGATCGGGCCAAGTTTGGGCTGACGATTCCGGAAATTCTGACTGCGGTTTCTCAATTGCGCCAGGCCGGGATGTTGGATTGCCTACAATTGCTGCACTATCACATTGGCTCCCAAATTTCAGCGATCAGTGTAATTAAAGACGCGATCCGGGAAGCCAGCCAGATCTATGTGGAATTAGTCAAATTAGGCGCAGGAATGCAGTATATGGATGTCGGTGGGGGCCTGGGGGTGGATTATGACGGCTCTAAGACCAACTTCCATGCCTCGAAAAACTACAATATGCAGAACTACGCCAATGATGTGGTTGCGGAAATCAAAGAGGCTTGTCAAGAGCGACAGATTCCAGTACCCACCTTAGTCAGTGAAAGCGGCCGGGCCATTGCCTCCCATCAATCGGTGTTAATTTTTGATGTTCTTGGAACCAGCCACGTCCCCCAGGCCCTGCCAACCCCAGCCCAAGACTCCGAGCATTTAATTATTCGCAATCTTTATGAAACCTACCAGGCCATTGATGTCAATAACTATCAAGAAGCCTATAACGATGCAATTCAGTTCAAAGACGAAGCCATTAGTTTGTTTAATTTTGGCTATTTGAGCTTAGAGCAACGCAGCCGGGCCGAGTGCTTATTTTGGGCCTGCTGTACCCAGATTTTAGCCATTGCCCGCCAACAGGACTATGTGCCAGACGATCTCGAAGACCTAGAAAAGATCATGGCCACGATTTACTACATCAATCTCTCGGTATTCCAATCAGTGCCGGATAGCTGGGCAATTGATCAACTGTTTCCAATTATGCCGATCCACCGCCTGGATGAAGAACCAACCCAACGGGGCATTTTAGCGGACTTAACCTGTGATTCCGATGGCAAAATTGACCAGTTTATTGATCTGCGGGATGTGAAATCCGTTTTAGAACTACATCCGTTTGAACCCAGCCAACCCTACTATTTGGGAATTTTTCTGAATGGGGCTTATCAGGAAATCATGGGGAATCTGCATAATCTGTTTGGGGATACCAATGCCATCCATATCCGCCTCACCCCAAAAGGCTATGAAATTGAGCATCTTGTGCGCGGTGACACCCTAAAAGAAGTTCTCAGCTATGTCCAATACGATGGAGAAGATTTACTGGAGCAAATTCGCCGCCAAACAGAACAGGCCCTCGCCAATCAACAAATCACCCTGGCCGAAGCCCAACATTTACTCGAACACTACGACCAGAGTTTACGCAGCTATACCTATCTGAAAGTCCAGGCCCCGGATCCGACAATTGCTGTGACCCCAGAGGCTTAA
- a CDS encoding energy-coupling factor ABC transporter ATP-binding protein: MALLTFQDVSYRYPCTEAVILKHLSLDIPAHKKTIILGHNGCGKSTLLCLANGLYRPQTGILLWRGQPLGYGSQELRQWRQRVGLAFQNPEHQLVAGTVAEDISYGLCNLKLPKAQIVSRLSQALEDFGLEALSERPLHQLSLGQKRRVALAGVMALQPELLLLDEPMAFLDGRQIRRLLGELTRIAQAGTTILMATHDLHLAQRWADWLVILHQGQVALTGPPPEVFSKVTALPELDLYPPY; the protein is encoded by the coding sequence ATGGCACTTTTGACATTTCAGGATGTCTCCTATCGTTATCCCTGTACCGAGGCTGTTATCCTCAAGCACCTAAGTTTGGATATTCCTGCCCATAAAAAGACGATCATTCTCGGCCATAATGGCTGCGGTAAATCAACCTTGTTATGCCTGGCCAATGGTCTTTATCGGCCGCAAACGGGAATCCTGCTCTGGCGGGGGCAACCCTTGGGATATGGTTCACAGGAACTCCGGCAATGGCGGCAACGGGTCGGGCTGGCCTTTCAGAACCCTGAACACCAATTGGTCGCGGGCACGGTAGCCGAGGATATTTCCTATGGTCTTTGTAATCTCAAGCTGCCCAAAGCCCAGATTGTATCCCGATTATCCCAGGCCTTGGAGGATTTTGGCCTGGAAGCCCTCAGTGAGCGGCCCTTACATCAACTGAGTTTGGGACAAAAAAGACGGGTTGCCTTGGCGGGGGTGATGGCCTTACAACCAGAACTTTTGCTTTTGGACGAACCCATGGCCTTTTTAGACGGCCGCCAAATCCGCCGCCTCTTGGGGGAACTGACCCGGATTGCCCAGGCCGGAACGACCATTCTCATGGCGACCCATGATTTACACTTGGCCCAACGGTGGGCGGATTGGCTGGTAATTCTCCATCAAGGGCAGGTTGCCTTGACCGGGCCGCCCCCAGAGGTTTTCAGCAAAGTCACTGCTTTACCCGAGTTGGATCTGTATCCCCCCTATTAA
- the hmpF gene encoding pilus motility taxis protein HmpF, with protein sequence MLYLAEVQKKTGFMGTRTELKLLARQQAEHSWNPVPGDDVVPVDGGNEYAQGALVLVEVSANRQVQHLQEAGRPLVGILQNFSRLRERFRTQEEEIEGWKQSLVYQAQELTRREEELYDLEQQAQEFVQQREELDRLREEITPLQEQISREQQALANARQEFQAERQRWEELKASQGTGLSPEQIQQVDQVVQKLQASLTSSPALSSCLEIIQQQQDKLTQAWQWLEENAPPDQAQGELHHRSEALKEEWQRWHQAQVEQVKLQQQIHSQRDFLQQQTDWQQRLQTQVQTLEQLSQELQQAAEQQGGTEFAELLHMPLHELEALVEVIRKELKNMTSFVDDQEEELAVVRQTIEELRLKMSHVSEFERLQLAGDLESEEQSYQLLNQTLIGQRQRLYEKQYSLKKHEDILHRRQEQPNFHQVDFPALSQQAKGQLQQLQTLFEAVYQQCQSSQAQLGELQAHYAQRQGELEQWHHHLQEQEKNFHQDQTTFWERQGQATAYHQIVLDIQEQVNRLREILQQEQESRSNGHYKHLLGELHQVVNALTAA encoded by the coding sequence GTGTTATATCTGGCAGAAGTGCAGAAAAAAACAGGTTTCATGGGCACTCGCACAGAACTTAAACTTTTAGCGCGCCAGCAAGCAGAGCATAGTTGGAATCCTGTCCCTGGTGATGATGTTGTCCCTGTGGACGGTGGTAATGAATATGCCCAAGGGGCCCTCGTCTTGGTTGAGGTGAGTGCGAACCGCCAAGTCCAGCATCTGCAAGAAGCGGGCCGACCCTTGGTGGGGATTCTCCAAAACTTTTCTCGGTTGCGGGAGCGGTTTCGGACTCAGGAAGAAGAAATTGAAGGGTGGAAACAGTCTTTGGTGTACCAGGCCCAGGAGCTAACCCGGCGGGAAGAAGAACTCTACGATCTCGAGCAGCAGGCCCAAGAATTTGTCCAACAACGGGAAGAACTGGATCGTCTCCGGGAAGAAATTACCCCTCTCCAGGAACAAATCAGTCGGGAACAGCAGGCCCTCGCCAATGCCCGTCAGGAGTTTCAAGCCGAGCGGCAACGCTGGGAAGAACTCAAAGCCAGTCAAGGAACTGGCCTATCTCCTGAGCAAATCCAACAGGTCGATCAGGTGGTGCAAAAACTCCAGGCCAGTTTGACCAGTTCCCCCGCCCTCAGTAGCTGTTTAGAGATCATTCAACAGCAGCAGGATAAACTCACCCAGGCCTGGCAGTGGCTCGAAGAGAACGCCCCCCCGGATCAGGCTCAAGGAGAACTCCACCATCGCAGCGAAGCCCTCAAAGAAGAATGGCAACGTTGGCATCAGGCCCAGGTGGAGCAGGTTAAACTCCAACAGCAAATCCACAGTCAACGGGACTTCCTTCAACAACAGACTGACTGGCAACAGCGATTACAAACTCAGGTACAAACCTTGGAGCAACTCAGTCAGGAATTACAGCAAGCCGCCGAGCAGCAGGGGGGGACTGAATTTGCCGAACTCCTGCACATGCCGCTCCATGAACTGGAGGCCCTGGTGGAAGTCATCCGCAAAGAACTAAAAAACATGACCTCCTTTGTTGATGATCAAGAAGAAGAATTGGCCGTTGTCCGCCAAACCATTGAGGAACTACGCCTGAAAATGAGCCATGTCAGTGAGTTTGAACGCTTACAGTTGGCCGGGGATTTGGAATCGGAGGAGCAAAGCTATCAACTCCTGAATCAAACCCTAATTGGACAACGTCAACGCCTCTACGAAAAGCAATATAGCTTGAAAAAACACGAAGACATCCTCCATCGTCGCCAAGAGCAACCTAACTTCCATCAAGTCGATTTCCCTGCCCTATCCCAGCAAGCGAAGGGGCAACTCCAGCAACTCCAGACCCTATTCGAGGCCGTTTATCAACAATGCCAAAGCAGCCAGGCTCAGTTGGGGGAACTCCAAGCCCATTATGCCCAACGTCAAGGAGAATTGGAACAATGGCACCATCACCTGCAAGAACAGGAAAAGAATTTCCATCAGGATCAAACCACGTTTTGGGAACGGCAAGGACAGGCAACAGCCTATCACCAGATAGTGCTCGACATCCAAGAGCAAGTGAATCGGCTGCGAGAAATTCTTCAGCAGGAGCAGGAAAGCCGGAGTAACGGGCACTATAAGCACCTCTTAGGGGAACTTCATCAGGTGGTGAATGCCCTCACGGCCGCCTAA